Genomic segment of Arachis hypogaea cultivar Tifrunner chromosome 16, arahy.Tifrunner.gnm2.J5K5, whole genome shotgun sequence:
GTGAGGATGAGAGTTTTCTGATGCTAGTACATTGCTCTAGAAAAATTCAAAGAAGCAAGAAAtacggtgtgaagttcactgatataGAGAACTGTTGAGTATATTTATCAGTTTATCAAGTACCTTGTTAGATCTAAAGAACAGCATATTGTCAAAGCTTACGGTACTTGGGAGCAAGTGGGTgaagaaattattttataagaTTCCCATCGCAGTTGTGTCAACCGATGTTAAGTATGACATGTTTGTGATAGCGGCCGATGAAGATATTCGGGTTCTGTTTCATTGTCTTAGGAGTTTTCCAGAGGTGAGAATACACGAGCTGTATGCGAAGTTGGAGGTCGGTGTCGATAGTTCTGGGGCATCAGCTCCGGTTCCTCACTCGACTGCCATGGGCGGTGCCTCTAGTTCGATGGCTCCGGCCGCACCAACTGTTCCGTATGTTGCATCTCCTTCCTTTGCGGCTGATTTAGACCGTACGGAGGCAGTTGGTTCTGTACCATTCGAGAGTCGTGGGGTCCGACAGCAGACATATGAGGTGGATAACGGTGCTGGCACTATTCCTGATGTTGTAGGGGTCGGAGAACCTGATCGAGTTGAGAATGCAATGCAGGACGATGACTCAGAGTAGGAGCCTGTTGATATAATTGGAGACAGCGATGATGATACAGGTGCCAATCCACATACACAGTATGGCCTTTTAAGTTTTGGCACACAACAGTATCCTATGCACTTCTCCACTCTAAACTTGGAGGCTATGGGGCAACAGTCAGACGGAGATGCTGCCGTTGGGAGTTCTACAGAATTTCAGATTAGGCAATCATTCCAGAATAAAGAGGAAGTTGTTTTGAGTGTGAAGGATTATAGCATCCGTCAAGGTATTGAGTACAGGGTGTTAGAGTCGGATCATCTGAAGTATCATAGGAAATGCAAGGAGTTCGACAAAGGTTGTAGTTGGTTGATTCGCATCTCGCTTCATGCGCGAAAGGGAACTTGGGAGGTGAGGAGGTACAACGGTCCGCACACTTGCTTGGCCACCTCCATTTCGAGTGACCATCGGCAGCTTGATTACTATGTTATCTGTGCGAGGATCTATTCATTGGTTAGGGCGGATGCTGCGGTTACGATTAAGGTCTTGCAGGAAGCAACGGAAGCCAATTATGGATTCAGGCCTAGTTACAAGAAGGTTTGGATGGAAAAGCAGAAGGCAATTGCACAGATATACGAGAATTGGGAAGAGTCGTATGCCGAGTTGCCACGTTGGATGCTAGGCGTCCAGTCCACCATGGCCGGCACGGTTACAGTGTTGAAGACTTCTCCAATTCATCTTGGGGATCAGGTCGATGAGTCGACAGTCTACTTTCATCGTCTTTTCTGGACATTTCTACCCTGCATTGAGGCCTTTCGACATTGCAAGCCCCTCGTGAGCATTGACGATACCCACTTGTATGGCAAGTATGGTGGTACCTTACTGCTGGCTATAGTGCAAGATGGGAACTCAAACATCTTGCCGATAGCGTTTGCACTTGTGGAGAGAGAAAATGCGGAGTCATGGTCCTTTTTCTTGTCCAACCTATGACAGCATGTGACGCCACAGGAAGGTATCCTTATTATCTCTGACAGGCATAATGGCATCAAAGCTGCCCTTGAG
This window contains:
- the LOC112756878 gene encoding uncharacterized protein, which translates into the protein MGQQSDGDAAVGSSTEFQIRQSFQNKEEVVLSVKDYSIRQGIEYRVLESDHLKYHRKCKEFDKGCSWLIRISLHARKGTWEVRRYNGPHTCLATSISSDHRQLDYYVICARIYSLVRADAAVTIKVLQEATEANYGFRPSYKKVWMEKQKAIAQIYENWEESYAELPRWMLGVQSTMAGTVTVLKTSPIHLGDQVDESTVYFHRLFWTFLPCIEAFRHCKPLVSIDDTHLYGKYGGTLLLAIVQDGNSNILPIAFALVERENAESWSFFLSNL